The following are encoded in a window of Actinomycetota bacterium genomic DNA:
- a CDS encoding class I SAM-dependent methyltransferase, producing MDFQRLGFDIPAAPAEAWRSYDHADPQPGYYQFDWLSSRHPDLYHSFALSTVGLIEELHRLVDLSGLVVVDVGAGTGRSSVGVAAKAGRVLAVDRFPSVVEFGRGVARTAGAEIVQYAVADRAALPVRDSSCDVVMTAWAESDLLEAHRALRPEGLLILMGANPRALSGELSAVLETGDAPTEWFLPRCPPSDEEIEDPGWPVPLSCPLRVRDFTYVADYGTVDECAAIIGRIFGPQAESYIQTRAQSTLAWRLRIYLARLRK from the coding sequence ATGGACTTCCAGCGGCTTGGCTTCGACATCCCCGCCGCGCCGGCTGAAGCGTGGCGCTCGTACGACCACGCGGATCCGCAACCGGGCTACTACCAGTTCGACTGGCTCAGCTCGCGGCACCCGGACCTGTATCACAGCTTCGCCCTGTCGACGGTCGGCCTGATCGAAGAATTGCATCGGCTGGTCGATCTGTCAGGCCTCGTCGTGGTCGACGTGGGTGCGGGAACGGGTCGTTCGTCCGTCGGTGTCGCTGCCAAAGCGGGCCGGGTCCTTGCGGTGGACCGCTTTCCGTCCGTGGTGGAATTCGGGCGTGGGGTCGCACGTACGGCTGGAGCGGAAATCGTCCAGTACGCCGTTGCGGACCGCGCTGCACTCCCGGTGCGCGATTCGTCCTGCGATGTCGTGATGACCGCCTGGGCGGAGTCGGATCTGCTCGAGGCGCATCGGGCACTTCGTCCCGAAGGGCTCCTGATTCTGATGGGAGCAAACCCAAGGGCTCTCTCCGGCGAGCTGAGTGCAGTGTTGGAAACCGGCGACGCGCCGACGGAATGGTTCCTACCTCGGTGCCCCCCATCGGATGAGGAAATCGAGGATCCGGGCTGGCCAGTGCCTTTGTCGTGTCCGCTGAGGGTCCGAGACTTCACGTACGTCGCCGACTACGGCACCGTAGATGAGTGTGCGGCGATCATCGGACGCATCTTCGGTCCGCAGGCCGAGTCGTATATCCAAACACGCGCCCAATCCACACTCGCGTGGCGTCTGCGCATCTACTTGGCGCGCTTACGAAAGTAG
- a CDS encoding phosphotransferase, producing MRHPERIEVASRWTAALSRKGVTPLTALAEVLDEDVRTLNLAGKESVLNWFRTWNGMPMFRTGTWRDPVVAGDVVTFVCDFDPRAAFHGATIKVTVGESGLITRSETVMSPAPEPLGSVILRTWGPRAGLDRLPEHLASTYGVQPNKTTALDNGVLRVDLAKGGPWVVRVFPADRPVAHVARDAAVLRFLESQEFPSERCVADVSTFEGQGVLVTGFLKGSKPKPTKSLQSKVGGLLGLLHSLPVPKGLRHAAGGLHLYTMDATVPNEIRTARESLQAATFRGKDKKWDVLMQGLDSAPDFSTLPKALIHPDPAAVNMIVSGGEPVLIDWAGAGYGPRVLGLGLLLVACTEGKTFNRDWTDAVMGAYTEHVKLKPAELEVLEAVVSHRLLIHEVYSWCVGMARERKPSSRKEWPHNNEGIAQMAGHIRQTWC from the coding sequence CATTGTCGAGGAAGGGCGTGACGCCTCTGACGGCGCTGGCCGAAGTCCTGGATGAGGACGTACGGACCTTGAACCTGGCCGGCAAGGAGTCCGTCCTCAACTGGTTCAGGACCTGGAACGGGATGCCCATGTTCCGCACCGGGACCTGGCGTGACCCGGTGGTCGCGGGCGATGTAGTCACGTTCGTGTGCGACTTCGACCCCCGGGCCGCCTTTCACGGCGCGACCATCAAGGTTACGGTCGGCGAGTCTGGGCTCATCACCCGCTCGGAGACGGTCATGAGTCCGGCCCCCGAGCCGCTGGGCAGCGTCATCCTGCGCACCTGGGGGCCCCGCGCGGGCCTGGACCGGCTCCCCGAACACCTGGCTTCCACCTACGGCGTCCAACCAAACAAGACGACGGCCCTCGACAACGGTGTCCTTCGCGTAGACCTGGCCAAGGGCGGACCGTGGGTCGTGCGAGTGTTTCCCGCCGACCGCCCCGTCGCTCACGTGGCAAGGGACGCCGCCGTCCTTCGGTTCCTGGAATCCCAGGAATTCCCCTCCGAGCGGTGCGTGGCGGACGTCTCCACGTTCGAGGGCCAGGGTGTTCTCGTCACGGGCTTCCTCAAGGGATCCAAACCGAAGCCAACCAAGTCCCTCCAGAGCAAGGTCGGGGGTCTCCTCGGCCTCCTGCACTCGCTGCCCGTGCCGAAGGGTCTCCGGCACGCCGCAGGCGGTCTGCATCTGTACACGATGGACGCCACCGTCCCCAACGAGATCCGGACCGCGCGTGAGTCGCTCCAGGCGGCCACTTTCCGCGGCAAGGACAAGAAATGGGACGTCCTCATGCAGGGACTCGACTCGGCCCCCGACTTCTCGACCCTGCCGAAGGCGCTCATCCACCCGGACCCGGCGGCCGTCAACATGATCGTGTCCGGGGGCGAGCCCGTCCTCATCGACTGGGCCGGCGCCGGCTACGGCCCTCGGGTCCTCGGTCTCGGTCTGCTGCTCGTCGCGTGCACGGAGGGCAAGACGTTCAACCGCGATTGGACGGACGCCGTCATGGGTGCCTACACCGAACACGTGAAGCTCAAGCCGGCCGAGCTGGAGGTCCTCGAGGCGGTCGTCTCGCACCGCCTGCTCATCCACGAGGTTTACAGCTGGTGCGTCGGCATGGCGAGGGAGCGCAAGCCGTCGAGCCGCAAGGAGTGGCCGCACAACAACGAAGGGATCGCCCAGATGGCCGGCCACATACGGCAGACGTGGTGCTGA